One genomic segment of Chelonia mydas isolate rCheMyd1 chromosome 1, rCheMyd1.pri.v2, whole genome shotgun sequence includes these proteins:
- the KCNJ4 gene encoding inward rectifier potassium channel 4 isoform X1 yields the protein MIKRAMGSVRVNSIVSTEEDGHKVSALGNMNGHSWNGKGHVPRRKRRNRFVKKNGQCNVYFANLSNKSQRYMADIFTTCVDTRWRYMFMIFSAAFLVSWLFFGFLFWCIAFFHGDLVATGVGGVPSTAKPCIMHVNGFLGAFLFSVETQTTIGYGFRCVTEECPLAIMAVVVQSIVGCVIDSFMIGTIMAKMARPKKRAQTLLFSHHAVISVRDGKLCLMWRVGNLRRSHIVEAHVRAQLIKPYMTQEGEYLPLDQRDLNVGYDIGLDRIFLVSPIIIVHEIDEESPLYGMGKEELEMEDFEIVVILEGMVEATAMTTQARSSYLASEILWGHRFEPVVFEEKNRYKVDYSHFHKTYEVAGTPCCSARELQESKITILSSPPPPSAFCYENELALVSQDEDEDEDEVEVGPGLGGSTKKDGGVIQMTEFGSHLDLERLQATIPLDTISYRRESAI from the exons ATGATAAAGCGAGCCATGGGTAGCGTCCGAGTTAACAG CATTGTCTCAACTGAAGAGGATGGGCACAAGGTCTCTGCTCTAGGCAACATGAATGGGCACAGCTGGAATGGGAAAGGACATGTCCCCAGGCGGAAACGCCGTAACCGTTTTGTGAAGAAGAATGGCCAGTGCAACGTGTACTTTGCCAACCTGAGCAACAAGTCTCAACGCTACATGGCCGACATCTTCACCACATGTGTGGACACTCGCTGGCGCTACATGTTTATGATCTTCTCAGCAGCCTTCCTGGTCTCCTGGCTCTTCTTCGGCTTCCTCTTCTGGTGCATTGCTTTCTTCCATGGTGATCTGGTTGCCACTGGGGTGGGCGGTGTCCCCAGTACTGCAAAACCCTGCATCATGCATGTCAATGGCTTCCTAGGAGCCTTTCTCTTCTCGGTGGAGACACAGACCACCATTGGGTATGGGTTCCGTTGTGTGACTGAGGAGTGCCCGCTGGCCATCATGGCAGTAGTGGTCCAGTCCATCGTGGGCTGTGTCATCGACTCCTTCATGATCGGCACCATCATGGCCAAGATGGCGCGGCCCAAGAAACGGGCCCAGACCCTCCTTTTCAGCCATCATGCTGTCATCTCTGTGCGTGATGGCAAACTGTGCCTCATGTGGCGAGTGGGAAACTTGCGGAGGAGTCACATTGTGGAGGCTCATGTCCGGGCTCAGCTCATCAAGCCCTACATGACACAGGAAGGTGAGTACCTCCCGCTGGACCAGCGGGACCTCAACGTGGGCTACGACATAGGCCTTGACCGTATATTCCTGGTGTCCCCCATTATCATTGTCCATGAGATTGATGAGGAGAGCCCACTCTACGGAATGGGCAAGGAGGAGCTTGAGATGGAGGACTTTGAGATTGTTGTCATCCtggaggggatggtggaggccacAGCCATGACCACCCAGGCTCGCAGCTCCTACCTGGCCAGTGAGATCCTCTGGGGCCACCGTTTCGAGCCTGTGGTCTTTGAGGAGAAGAACCGCTACAAAGTGGACTACTCACACTTTCACAAGACCTACGAGGTGGCTGGCACCCCTTGCTGCTCAGCCCGGGAGCTGCAAGAGAGCAAGATCACCATCCTGTCTTCTCCGCCACCTCCTAGTGCCTTCTGTTATGAGAACGAGTTGGCCTTAGTCAGCCAAGACGAAGATGAGGATGAGGATGAGGTGGAAGTGGGGCCCGGGTTAGGAGGAAGCACCAAGAAGGATGGAGGAGTCATCCAGATGACGGAATTTGGGAGTCACTTGGATCTGGAACGGCTACAGGCTACCATCCCCCTGGACACCATCTCCTACCGCAGAGAGTCAGCCATCTGA
- the KCNJ4 gene encoding inward rectifier potassium channel 4 isoform X2, protein MIKRAMGSVRVNRYSIVSTEEDGHKVSALGNMNGHSWNGKGHVPRRKRRNRFVKKNGQCNVYFANLSNKSQRYMADIFTTCVDTRWRYMFMIFSAAFLVSWLFFGFLFWCIAFFHGDLVATGVGGVPSTAKPCIMHVNGFLGAFLFSVETQTTIGYGFRCVTEECPLAIMAVVVQSIVGCVIDSFMIGTIMAKMARPKKRAQTLLFSHHAVISVRDGKLCLMWRVGNLRRSHIVEAHVRAQLIKPYMTQEGEYLPLDQRDLNVGYDIGLDRIFLVSPIIIVHEIDEESPLYGMGKEELEMEDFEIVVILEGMVEATAMTTQARSSYLASEILWGHRFEPVVFEEKNRYKVDYSHFHKTYEVAGTPCCSARELQESKITILSSPPPPSAFCYENELALVSQDEDEDEDEVEVGPGLGGSTKKDGGVIQMTEFGSHLDLERLQATIPLDTISYRRESAI, encoded by the exons ATGATAAAGCGAGCCATGGGTAGCGTCCGAGTTAACAG gtACAGCATTGTCTCAACTGAAGAGGATGGGCACAAGGTCTCTGCTCTAGGCAACATGAATGGGCACAGCTGGAATGGGAAAGGACATGTCCCCAGGCGGAAACGCCGTAACCGTTTTGTGAAGAAGAATGGCCAGTGCAACGTGTACTTTGCCAACCTGAGCAACAAGTCTCAACGCTACATGGCCGACATCTTCACCACATGTGTGGACACTCGCTGGCGCTACATGTTTATGATCTTCTCAGCAGCCTTCCTGGTCTCCTGGCTCTTCTTCGGCTTCCTCTTCTGGTGCATTGCTTTCTTCCATGGTGATCTGGTTGCCACTGGGGTGGGCGGTGTCCCCAGTACTGCAAAACCCTGCATCATGCATGTCAATGGCTTCCTAGGAGCCTTTCTCTTCTCGGTGGAGACACAGACCACCATTGGGTATGGGTTCCGTTGTGTGACTGAGGAGTGCCCGCTGGCCATCATGGCAGTAGTGGTCCAGTCCATCGTGGGCTGTGTCATCGACTCCTTCATGATCGGCACCATCATGGCCAAGATGGCGCGGCCCAAGAAACGGGCCCAGACCCTCCTTTTCAGCCATCATGCTGTCATCTCTGTGCGTGATGGCAAACTGTGCCTCATGTGGCGAGTGGGAAACTTGCGGAGGAGTCACATTGTGGAGGCTCATGTCCGGGCTCAGCTCATCAAGCCCTACATGACACAGGAAGGTGAGTACCTCCCGCTGGACCAGCGGGACCTCAACGTGGGCTACGACATAGGCCTTGACCGTATATTCCTGGTGTCCCCCATTATCATTGTCCATGAGATTGATGAGGAGAGCCCACTCTACGGAATGGGCAAGGAGGAGCTTGAGATGGAGGACTTTGAGATTGTTGTCATCCtggaggggatggtggaggccacAGCCATGACCACCCAGGCTCGCAGCTCCTACCTGGCCAGTGAGATCCTCTGGGGCCACCGTTTCGAGCCTGTGGTCTTTGAGGAGAAGAACCGCTACAAAGTGGACTACTCACACTTTCACAAGACCTACGAGGTGGCTGGCACCCCTTGCTGCTCAGCCCGGGAGCTGCAAGAGAGCAAGATCACCATCCTGTCTTCTCCGCCACCTCCTAGTGCCTTCTGTTATGAGAACGAGTTGGCCTTAGTCAGCCAAGACGAAGATGAGGATGAGGATGAGGTGGAAGTGGGGCCCGGGTTAGGAGGAAGCACCAAGAAGGATGGAGGAGTCATCCAGATGACGGAATTTGGGAGTCACTTGGATCTGGAACGGCTACAGGCTACCATCCCCCTGGACACCATCTCCTACCGCAGAGAGTCAGCCATCTGA
- the LOC102939466 gene encoding endosome-associated-trafficking regulator 1 — translation MPRPLFPSGTLERACPQSQGLANEEEEEPICCYPHHPPPSPDHTKSLISPGDNHLEDPEGAIPFSLKGFVKTKTRGTAKEEESKNRMFAKKLARHNLGLEDDSLSPEALGLSLEFQEPFYKDLEMCDTLSDDEDDDWGGSYHHPALEKARKSRFASMSPCSPHDSLYHNTARQLGMETFAPCLHPSNLYVSCTAHDKAPESCALHEESIGDREYPSLQLSYEELREENSMLRRKIKSIQSFSESQTRMVRNLERRLRASVVKEEKEAQGLESIVHQAERNLQGMTQRALKAESKAAKLKQEMSLLQVELESFKAENDVLRAGQSASLGAVQQNVDVALQNLCQVIANAHLSIKQLVSGTEMLHFVADLLKSIDKISEVKKEDDG, via the coding sequence ATGCCACGGCCGCTTTTCCCCTCAGGAACATTGGAGAGGGCCTGTCCACAGTCCCAAGGCCTAgctaatgaggaggaggaggaacccaTATGCTGTTACCCGCATCACCCGCCACCTTCTCCGGACCATACTAAGAGCCTCATCAGCCCAGGGGACAATCATCTGGAAGATCCAGAGGGAGCCATTCCATTTTCCTTAAAGGGGTTTGTAAAAACGAAAACTCGTGGCACAGCAAAAGAAGAAGAGTCGAAAAATAGAATGTTTGCAAAGAAATTGGCCAGACACAATCTAGGCCTTGAAGATGACTCCTTATCTCCAGAAGCACTGGGCTTGAGCTTGGAATTTCAGGAACCATTTTACAAAGACCTGGAGATGTGTGATACCTTATCAGATGATGAGGATGATGACTGGGGTGGGAGCTATCATCACCCTGCCCTTGAAAAAGCCCGTAAGTCCAGGTTTGCCAGCATGTCACCTTGTAGCCCGCACGATTCTTTATATCACAACACAGCCAGACAGTTGGGAATGGAGACATTTGCTCCCTGCCTCCATCCCAGCAACTTGTATGTTTCCTGCACAGCTCATGACAAGGCACCTGAAAGTTGTGCTCTTCATGAAGAATCCATAGGAGACAGGGAGTATCCATCTCTGCAGCTGAGCTATGAAGAACTCAGAGAGGAGAATTCCATGCTCAGGAGGAAGATCAAAAGTATCCAGAGCTTCTCAGAAAGTCAGACACGCATGGTGAGAAACCTGGAGAGAAGACTGAGAGCCAGTGTGGTCAAAGAGGAGAAAGAGGCTCAGGGTTTAGAATCCATTGTCCATCAGGCAGAACGGAATCTGCAGGGGATGACCCAACGGGCCCTGAAGGCAGAAAGTAAGGCTGCAAAGCTGAAGCAGGAGATGTCCCTTCTCCAGGTGGAGCTGGAGAGCTTCAAGGCAGAGAATGACGTGCTGCGTGCAGGCCAGTCTGCCAGCCTGGGGGCAGTGCAACAAAATGTAGACGTTGCCTTGCAGAATCTCTGCCAGGTTATAGCCAATGCACACTTGTCAATCAAACAGCTGGTCTCAGGAACGGAAATGCTGCATTTTGTGGCTGACCTCCTGAAATCCATAGACAAGATTTCTGAAGTCAAAAAGGAAGATGATGGATGA